The proteins below are encoded in one region of Holophagaceae bacterium:
- a CDS encoding glutaredoxin family protein translates to MVNASPLAGLDLQIYSAPWCGDCRRLDRWLAEQGLQIPKVDIESEEGAAERLEAGTGKRGIPYFLVGGKRWVRGYHKELPQRLDTDLLIRELLEAAKA, encoded by the coding sequence ATGGTTAATGCCTCCCCCCTCGCAGGACTGGACCTGCAAATCTACTCGGCCCCCTGGTGCGGCGACTGCCGCCGCCTGGACAGGTGGCTGGCGGAGCAGGGCCTCCAAATCCCAAAGGTGGACATCGAATCAGAGGAAGGCGCCGCCGAGCGGTTGGAGGCGGGCACTGGCAAACGCGGAATCCCGTATTTCCTGGTGGGAGGGAAACGCTGGGTCCGGGGCTACCACAAGGAGCTTCCGCAACGCCTGGACACGGACCTCCTCATCCGGGAACTCCT